Within the Caldisericum sp. genome, the region ACCCAGAACCTGATATTTCTCTTTGCAGCCTCCAGACAAGAGGATAGCTGGGGTCAATGAGTCGTTCTTGAAGGAATACTGCTCTAAAATGATATATTTTTTCCTATTTTACCTTCATCGATAATTTTTTTGGCTAACGCTACAGCAGGGGCTCTTCTATAATTAAATCCAATCATATGTTTTACATGGGCATCTTCTACTGCGCTTAATATTTCTCTTGCTTCTTTTAGGTTCATAGCTAATGGCTTTTCGCAAAGGATGTGCTTACCTGATTTTGCTGCTCTTATAACAATCTCTTTATGAATATCAGTTGGAACAGAGATATCAATAAGATCGATATCTTTTCTTTCAACAAGTCTTTCCCAGGAAGTTTCTACCTCTTGCCATCCAAACTTATTAGCAACTTCTCTAACTGCGGATTCGTCTCTTCCACACAAAACTTTCATTACAGGCATTCCCTTAGTATTAAAAAACTTAGGCATATCTAAATATGCGTGGCTATGAGCTTTCCCATAAACTTGTATCCTATAAGTCCTACATTAATATCCATTTTTTACCTCCATTGTTAAATTATACAACTTTTTTAAGTTATACAACTACACATCTTGCCATATAAACAAGCATTTTTTCCTTGTTTCTCTTTTTTTGGATAATTTAGAATACATGCAAAATCTAATATTAAATATGGAAGACTGACCTGTATCAAGATA harbors:
- a CDS encoding Gfo/Idh/MocA family oxidoreductase, with amino-acid sequence MKVLCGRDESAVREVANKFGWQEVETSWERLVERKDIDLIDISVPTDIHKEIVIRAAKSGKHILCEKPLAMNLKEAREILSAVEDAHVKHMIGFNYRRAPAVALAKKIIDEGKIGKNISF